The following coding sequences lie in one Synechococcus sp. PCC 7336 genomic window:
- a CDS encoding NAD(P)H-quinone oxidoreductase subunit N — MNIFEPNIVLNAGTILPEAIVTVTLLSILLIDLIWGATVARLIPALAIAGAGGALAALYAQWGSADPVGFLGSFTADPISIVFRGLLVITVAIVVLMSVRYINQSGTSAPEFYILLLTATLGGMFLAGSTDMVMLFVALETLSISSYLMAGYTKRDPRSNEAALKYLLVGASSTAIFLYGMSLLYGLSGGETLLENIAPALANAGLAGTLALVFCISGIAFKLAVVPFHQWTPDVYEGSPTPVVAFLSVGSKAAGFALALRFLTTVFPALTDEWQAVLTVLAILTMILGNVVALAQNSMKRLLAYSSIAQAGFVLIGLAIGTEAGYSSALFYLIIYLFMNLGAFLCVTLFALQTGTDEIAEYSGLYQKDPFLTLCLTVCLLSLGGIPPMAGFFGKIYLFWAGWQAEAYALVLVGLFTSVISIYYYVRVIKMMVVKEPQEMSEAVQNYPEPDWQLPGMRPLQLGMAITLAVTVLAGILSNPLFDLTTQSVTRSAFLQWPVVTQTAIAASPEVAIAPLDTPAARSR, encoded by the coding sequence ATGAACATCTTCGAACCCAATATCGTTCTCAACGCAGGTACGATCTTGCCCGAGGCGATTGTGACGGTAACGCTACTGAGCATTTTGCTGATCGACCTAATTTGGGGAGCCACAGTAGCCCGCTTGATTCCAGCGTTGGCCATTGCCGGTGCGGGCGGAGCCTTAGCTGCTCTCTACGCTCAGTGGGGCAGCGCCGATCCCGTTGGATTTCTAGGTAGCTTCACCGCCGACCCCATTAGCATCGTCTTTCGCGGCCTCTTGGTCATTACAGTGGCCATTGTGGTGCTGATGTCCGTGCGTTATATCAATCAATCCGGCACATCGGCCCCAGAGTTCTATATTTTGCTGCTGACTGCCACCCTAGGCGGCATGTTCCTAGCTGGTTCCACCGATATGGTGATGTTGTTTGTGGCCCTAGAGACTCTCAGTATTTCCAGCTATCTCATGGCAGGCTATACCAAGCGAGATCCGCGATCGAACGAAGCCGCACTCAAATATCTACTCGTTGGGGCCAGCAGTACCGCCATTTTCCTGTATGGCATGTCGCTGCTTTACGGCCTGTCTGGGGGCGAAACGCTCTTGGAAAACATCGCCCCAGCCCTCGCCAATGCGGGACTGGCCGGTACGCTGGCCTTGGTCTTCTGCATTTCTGGCATTGCCTTTAAGTTGGCTGTCGTTCCCTTTCACCAATGGACCCCCGACGTTTACGAAGGGTCTCCCACACCGGTCGTCGCCTTTCTATCCGTTGGCTCGAAAGCCGCAGGCTTTGCACTGGCCCTGCGCTTTTTGACAACCGTGTTTCCAGCCTTGACCGATGAATGGCAGGCAGTTCTGACAGTGCTGGCTATTTTGACCATGATTTTGGGCAATGTGGTGGCACTGGCCCAAAACAGTATGAAGCGCCTGTTGGCCTACTCTTCCATCGCCCAAGCGGGGTTTGTCCTGATTGGTTTGGCGATCGGCACCGAAGCGGGATATTCTTCAGCTCTGTTTTACCTGATTATTTATCTGTTCATGAATTTGGGGGCGTTTTTGTGCGTCACTCTGTTTGCCCTGCAGACTGGCACGGACGAGATCGCGGAATATAGCGGTCTCTATCAAAAAGATCCCTTCTTGACTCTATGCTTGACAGTCTGTTTGCTCTCGCTGGGGGGCATTCCTCCCATGGCAGGCTTTTTCGGCAAGATTTACTTATTCTGGGCCGGTTGGCAGGCAGAAGCCTATGCCTTGGTGCTGGTGGGCCTATTTACCAGCGTGATTTCGATCTACTACTACGTGCGCGTCATCAAGATGATGGTGGTGAAGGAGCCGCAGGAAATGTCTGAAGCGGTGCAGAACTATCCCGAGCCCGACTGGCAACTGCCGGGGATGCGCCCCCTACAACTGGGTATGGCAATTACCTTGGCGGTAACGGTTTTAGCCGGAATTTTATCCAATCCACTGTTCGATCTCACCACTCAATCTGTGACGCGCAGTGCCTTCTTGCAATGGCCTGTTGTGACGCAAACGGCGATCGCCGCCTCTCCAGAAGTAGCGATCGCTCCCCTCGATACCCCTGCTGCCCGCTCTCGGTAA
- a CDS encoding YbjQ family protein codes for MLLTTTDVLQETHIREYVGVVTAEVVYGSNFIRDWFANIREVIGGRTGSYERLFEQGHEKAMKEMEKRARRMGANAVIGISTNTGSINIDEKGVLLLITATGTAVTIED; via the coding sequence ATGCTTTTGACCACCACTGATGTCCTCCAAGAGACCCACATCCGCGAATATGTCGGCGTCGTGACCGCTGAGGTCGTCTATGGCTCCAATTTCATCCGCGATTGGTTTGCCAACATCCGCGAAGTGATTGGCGGACGCACGGGCAGCTACGAGCGCCTGTTCGAACAGGGGCACGAGAAGGCTATGAAAGAGATGGAAAAACGCGCCCGACGCATGGGGGCTAACGCCGTCATTGGCATTTCCACCAACACCGGCAGTATCAACATCGACGAGAAAGGAGTGTTGTTGCTGATTACGGCGACCGGCACAGCCGTAACAATCGAGGACTAG
- the gatC gene encoding Asp-tRNA(Asn)/Glu-tRNA(Gln) amidotransferase subunit GatC, translating into MSIDRAQVRHVAHLARLELTEAEETQLTRELADILAYVEQLSELDTEDVPPTMHALDIPAALRADVPNPWGDREAMLENAPDREDDFFKVPQLLATEE; encoded by the coding sequence ATGAGCATCGATCGCGCCCAAGTCCGCCACGTCGCCCACCTAGCCCGCTTAGAATTGACCGAAGCAGAAGAAACCCAACTGACCCGAGAGTTAGCAGACATCCTCGCTTACGTCGAGCAATTGAGCGAGCTGGACACTGAGGACGTGCCCCCCACCATGCACGCGCTCGACATACCCGCCGCCCTCCGCGCTGACGTTCCCAATCCCTGGGGCGATCGCGAAGCCATGCTCGAAAACGCCCCCGATCGCGAAGACGACTTTTTCAAAGTCCCCCAACTGCTTGCCACAGAAGAGTAG
- a CDS encoding photosystem I assembly protein Ycf3 → MPRSMRNDNFIDKSFTVMADMILKMMPGVNRDEKKAFVYYRDGMSAQADGDYAEALDNYKEALELEENLIDRSYIYYNMGLIEQSNGNIDEALNLYQQSLDLNPRNCSALNNIAVLLHYRGDRAIEAGKEEEGEELFDRAAEYWIKAIRIAPGNYIEAQNWLKITGRANINAL, encoded by the coding sequence ATGCCCCGCAGCATGCGCAACGATAATTTTATCGACAAAAGCTTTACGGTTATGGCCGACATGATCCTCAAGATGATGCCGGGTGTCAATCGCGACGAGAAAAAAGCCTTTGTCTATTACCGCGATGGCATGAGCGCCCAAGCTGACGGCGATTACGCAGAAGCCTTGGATAACTACAAAGAAGCCCTAGAGCTGGAAGAAAACCTCATCGATCGCAGCTACATCTACTACAACATGGGGCTGATCGAACAAAGTAACGGCAACATCGACGAAGCCCTGAACTTATATCAGCAGTCTCTCGATCTCAACCCTCGCAACTGCTCTGCCCTCAACAACATTGCAGTTTTGCTGCACTATCGGGGCGATCGGGCGATCGAGGCGGGCAAAGAAGAAGAAGGGGAAGAATTGTTCGATCGCGCTGCCGAATATTGGATCAAAGCCATTCGTATTGCCCCCGGCAACTACATCGAGGCCCAAAACTGGCTCAAGATCACCGGACGTGCCAACATTAACGCTCTCTGA
- a CDS encoding trypsin-like peptidase domain-containing protein, which yields MAFSVMRSLGKAISWTVCLCFISLLVQSLSQPPFLQPLRTSALALPADSNSSPLLLAQAAPIADPNFVADAVERVGPAVVRINSSRTVRDRRQLRGSSPFQQRGEGSGFIVTDDGLVFTNAHVVQGADRVEVVLQDGRSFPGEVLGADSLTDVAVVRIEANQLPVATLGDSRLLVPGEWAIAIGNPLGLDSTVTVGIISAVGRSAADVGIPTQRAEFIQTDAAINPGNSGGPLLNERGQVIGMNTAIIRGANGIGFAVPIRTAQRIANQLVANGRVSRAYLGIQMSTVTSELRDRVNASPRSTFQLSADAGVLIQAVAPEGPAARGGLRRGDVIVAIDGELIADSTTLQQRVERAAAGDILQISVLRNNRERTFTIETEEFPLELVSQ from the coding sequence ATGGCCTTTTCTGTAATGCGATCGCTCGGTAAAGCGATTAGCTGGACTGTCTGTCTCTGCTTTATTTCCCTGTTGGTTCAATCTCTCAGCCAACCCCCTTTCCTACAGCCCCTCAGAACGAGTGCTTTGGCCTTACCCGCCGACAGCAACAGTTCTCCCCTCCTTCTGGCCCAAGCTGCTCCGATCGCAGACCCCAACTTTGTCGCGGATGCAGTCGAACGAGTCGGGCCAGCAGTGGTCAGAATTAATTCCTCCCGTACGGTACGCGATCGCCGTCAGTTGCGCGGCTCTAGCCCCTTCCAGCAGCGGGGAGAAGGGTCGGGCTTTATCGTGACTGACGATGGCCTGGTGTTTACCAATGCCCATGTCGTGCAGGGGGCCGATCGCGTCGAGGTGGTGCTCCAAGATGGCCGCAGCTTTCCAGGAGAGGTGTTGGGGGCCGACAGTCTGACGGATGTGGCCGTCGTTCGCATCGAAGCCAATCAATTGCCGGTCGCCACTTTGGGAGATTCTCGCCTGCTCGTGCCTGGAGAATGGGCGATCGCGATTGGCAACCCCCTCGGCTTAGATAGCACCGTTACGGTCGGCATTATTAGCGCTGTGGGGCGATCGGCAGCCGATGTGGGAATTCCCACGCAGCGAGCCGAGTTCATTCAAACCGATGCCGCCATCAACCCCGGCAACTCCGGCGGTCCCCTGCTCAACGAACGCGGGCAGGTCATCGGCATGAATACAGCCATCATTCGCGGTGCCAATGGAATTGGTTTTGCCGTCCCCATCCGCACCGCCCAACGCATTGCCAATCAACTGGTGGCCAACGGTCGCGTCAGCCGTGCTTATTTGGGCATTCAAATGAGTACAGTTACCTCCGAACTGCGCGATCGCGTCAATGCCAGTCCCCGCTCCACCTTTCAACTGTCCGCCGATGCAGGGGTGCTGATTCAGGCCGTTGCCCCCGAAGGTCCGGCAGCCAGGGGAGGGTTGCGTCGCGGCGATGTGATTGTAGCCATTGACGGCGAGCTAATTGCAGATTCCACAACCTTGCAACAGCGGGTAGAACGGGCTGCTGCTGGCGACATTCTCCAGATCTCGGTTCTGCGCAACAATCGGGAACGCACCTTTACGATCGAAACCGAAGAGTTTCCGCTAGAACTCGTCTCTCAATAG
- a CDS encoding GNAT family N-acetyltransferase, whose amino-acid sequence MATPSVALPSGYCWRVGVEGDRERLCRCFRAAFAEAFPQQQSWQHLDKTAARYFHPQMAPFWWIDPVECQGGESSVACVWACRGESQVSGLPVAYLLSLWVHPQYRRRGLGTASIAAVREWALASGCSALELQVFSQNLEAQAFYRRLGFCVRGLWLQDSLGKQP is encoded by the coding sequence ATGGCGACCCCATCGGTAGCGCTACCGTCAGGGTATTGCTGGAGAGTGGGAGTTGAGGGCGATCGCGAGCGGCTTTGCCGTTGCTTCCGAGCTGCATTTGCAGAAGCATTTCCGCAACAGCAGTCTTGGCAGCATCTAGACAAGACTGCGGCACGATATTTCCACCCCCAAATGGCCCCCTTTTGGTGGATCGATCCGGTGGAATGCCAGGGTGGAGAATCGAGTGTTGCGTGCGTTTGGGCGTGTCGGGGGGAGTCGCAAGTTTCTGGATTGCCCGTCGCCTATCTGTTGTCTCTCTGGGTTCACCCTCAATATCGCCGACGGGGGTTGGGTACTGCCTCGATTGCGGCAGTGCGGGAATGGGCTCTGGCGAGCGGATGTTCCGCTTTAGAGCTACAGGTGTTTAGCCAAAACCTGGAGGCACAAGCCTTTTATCGACGGCTGGGATTCTGCGTACGAGGACTGTGGCTGCAAGATTCTCTGGGAAAGCAGCCATGA
- a CDS encoding HAD-IA family hydrolase, whose product MLNVNVVFFDAVGTLFRVRGSVGHIYSQIAADYGVITDAQVVNRSFYRAFKTAPPAAFPNAGDRLQKLERAWWQAVVRHTFQGLGLLEQFRDFSGYFREVFDIFATQEAWELYEDTMPVLEALQEREVEIAMISNFDSRLYAVLEVLGLQDRFSSIAVSTAVGAAKPDARVFRFALEQQGVEASQALHVGDSQRQDYRGAKQAGLQALWLGRNNPMIAPEAGLPPAAETISDLSGILPRLAPPQTSTKLLSI is encoded by the coding sequence GTGTTAAACGTTAACGTCGTATTCTTCGATGCTGTCGGAACTCTGTTCCGGGTTCGAGGCAGTGTCGGTCACATTTACAGTCAGATTGCGGCTGACTATGGTGTCATTACCGACGCACAGGTGGTCAATCGCTCCTTTTATCGAGCTTTTAAAACCGCTCCTCCGGCGGCCTTTCCCAACGCGGGAGACCGATTGCAAAAGCTAGAGCGAGCCTGGTGGCAAGCGGTTGTACGGCACACTTTCCAGGGGCTGGGGCTGTTGGAGCAGTTTCGGGATTTTTCGGGCTACTTTCGGGAGGTCTTCGATATTTTTGCTACGCAAGAAGCTTGGGAGCTCTACGAAGACACCATGCCAGTGTTGGAGGCACTCCAGGAGCGGGAGGTCGAAATCGCCATGATTTCCAATTTCGACTCTCGCCTCTATGCGGTCTTGGAAGTGTTAGGGCTGCAGGACCGATTCAGTTCGATCGCCGTTTCGACCGCCGTGGGTGCAGCCAAACCCGATGCGCGCGTCTTTCGCTTCGCTCTCGAGCAGCAAGGCGTTGAAGCCTCGCAGGCACTGCACGTTGGGGACAGTCAGCGCCAAGACTATCGAGGGGCCAAACAGGCTGGCTTGCAGGCTCTGTGGCTCGGTCGCAACAATCCCATGATTGCCCCCGAGGCGGGGCTGCCTCCTGCTGCAGAGACAATTTCTGACCTCTCGGGCATTTTGCCCCGACTGGCTCCCCCTCAAACATCGACAAAACTGCTGTCGATCTAG
- a CDS encoding pentapeptide repeat-containing protein, with translation MAREIVKRALNFRQLGWPIAIALGAGILPAAALEPHDLRYLQGTGQCVECHLQDAILVRAPLMGARLMGSDLSRSDLSRASLIAADLFGANLTEVTLVGANLVGADLSYAKLNEADLSGAILYDVIWNGTQTEGAFYTEETVFDPEVDPESLGMILLEE, from the coding sequence ATGGCGAGAGAGATTGTCAAACGAGCTTTGAATTTTCGGCAATTGGGATGGCCGATCGCGATCGCCTTAGGAGCCGGAATATTGCCTGCTGCAGCGCTGGAACCCCACGATCTGCGCTACTTGCAGGGGACGGGGCAGTGTGTCGAGTGCCATTTGCAAGATGCCATTCTGGTGAGAGCCCCACTGATGGGGGCACGACTGATGGGGTCGGATTTGAGCCGCTCCGATCTGTCCCGAGCGTCATTGATCGCAGCCGACTTATTTGGCGCGAATCTGACCGAAGTAACGCTGGTGGGAGCCAATTTAGTCGGGGCCGATTTGAGTTATGCCAAACTCAATGAAGCAGATTTGTCAGGGGCAATTCTGTACGATGTGATTTGGAATGGTACTCAGACGGAAGGAGCCTTCTATACCGAAGAGACGGTGTTCGATCCAGAAGTGGATCCAGAAAGTTTGGGTATGATTCTGCTGGAAGAGTAA
- a CDS encoding alpha/beta fold hydrolase — protein sequence MTSTAPHSPDPAYQLLSRDRQRPTLAFVHGWMLSQRYWEPLCSQLFPQYNCLTYDLRGFGQSELGSARAFDLASYARDLLELLDRLQFDRVWLVGHSMGGSIALWAADLAPERIAGVICLNAGGGIYLKEEFERFRTAGEQLIRLRPSWLARLPGLAWFFCRDNVVRPLDRCWGKQRLYDFCTANAAAARGSLLDSTTEREVHQLPQVVQRLTQPVYFFAGLQDTVMEPKYVHYLASFHANYKQGDIVFELANCGHLAMLEQTDAIAARIKSIVD from the coding sequence GTGACTTCCACTGCACCCCATTCCCCCGATCCTGCCTACCAACTGCTGAGTCGCGATCGCCAGCGGCCCACCTTAGCGTTCGTCCACGGTTGGATGCTCAGCCAACGATACTGGGAGCCACTGTGCAGTCAACTATTTCCCCAATACAACTGCCTCACCTACGATCTGCGCGGCTTTGGCCAATCCGAGCTCGGCTCTGCCCGAGCCTTCGACTTAGCGAGCTACGCTCGCGACTTATTGGAACTGCTCGATCGCCTCCAGTTCGATCGCGTCTGGCTGGTGGGTCACTCCATGGGGGGCAGCATTGCTTTGTGGGCCGCCGATCTAGCCCCCGAACGCATTGCAGGTGTCATCTGTCTGAATGCCGGTGGCGGCATTTATCTCAAAGAAGAATTCGAACGCTTCCGTACCGCTGGAGAGCAACTGATTCGCCTCCGCCCCAGTTGGCTGGCTCGCCTGCCGGGTCTGGCGTGGTTTTTCTGCCGCGATAATGTTGTCCGCCCTCTAGATCGCTGTTGGGGCAAGCAGCGATTGTATGACTTTTGTACGGCCAATGCTGCCGCAGCTCGAGGCTCTCTACTCGACTCCACCACCGAGCGGGAAGTACATCAATTGCCGCAAGTGGTGCAGCGCCTGACACAACCGGTATATTTCTTCGCCGGCTTGCAAGATACAGTGATGGAGCCCAAATACGTTCACTATTTAGCTAGCTTCCACGCAAACTACAAACAAGGGGATATCGTTTTCGAGCTGGCCAACTGCGGCCATCTCGCCATGCTGGAACAGACTGATGCGATCGCCGCTCGCATCAAATCCATTGTGGACTGA
- the bioB gene encoding biotin synthase BioB, with protein sequence MVSLARVEQIYRQPFTALLFEAQTVHRQSHPPDAVQLCTLANIKSGRCPEDCKYCPQSARYDTPVEDYALLPLETIIEQAKVAKANGSTRFCMGAAWRQVPDGPDFDRVLAMVRAVVDLEMEACVTLGMLRADQAKRLAEAGLTAYNHNLDTSATFYPEIISTRTYRDRLDTIAAVSAAGIQVCCGGILGLGESELDRIELLHTLANLDPQPESVPVNALVPVEGTPFGDRPLVSAIDLARTIATARILMPRAVVRLSAGRNQMSASDQALCFLAGANSIFTGEKLLTTENPGSDADAALFQQLGLTPWERLPQRSLAAAEASG encoded by the coding sequence TTGGTTTCCCTCGCTCGCGTCGAACAGATTTATCGTCAGCCCTTCACTGCCCTCCTGTTTGAGGCCCAAACCGTTCACCGTCAGTCCCACCCGCCGGATGCGGTGCAACTGTGTACGCTGGCGAATATCAAATCCGGTCGCTGCCCCGAAGATTGCAAATACTGTCCCCAAAGCGCTCGCTACGATACGCCAGTCGAAGACTATGCGCTCCTGCCGTTAGAGACCATCATCGAGCAAGCAAAGGTAGCAAAGGCCAATGGTTCTACCCGATTTTGTATGGGGGCGGCTTGGAGGCAAGTTCCAGATGGCCCGGACTTCGATCGCGTACTCGCAATGGTGCGGGCAGTTGTAGACCTAGAGATGGAAGCCTGCGTGACGTTGGGGATGTTGAGAGCAGATCAGGCAAAGCGCTTGGCAGAAGCTGGGTTAACTGCCTACAACCACAACCTCGACACCTCTGCAACCTTCTATCCCGAGATTATTTCGACCCGTACCTATCGCGATCGCCTCGATACTATTGCCGCCGTGTCTGCGGCGGGCATTCAGGTGTGCTGTGGCGGCATTCTCGGTCTGGGGGAAAGCGAGCTCGATCGGATTGAGTTGCTACATACGCTTGCCAATCTCGATCCGCAGCCGGAGTCGGTGCCAGTGAACGCTCTCGTGCCGGTAGAGGGAACTCCGTTCGGCGATCGCCCGCTCGTCAGTGCGATCGATCTGGCCCGCACCATCGCCACTGCCCGCATTCTCATGCCCCGAGCGGTTGTCCGATTGTCTGCCGGCCGCAACCAGATGAGTGCCTCGGACCAAGCCCTGTGCTTTTTGGCTGGAGCCAACTCCATCTTTACGGGCGAAAAACTGCTCACGACCGAGAACCCCGGTTCCGATGCCGATGCGGCTCTATTCCAACAGTTAGGGTTAACCCCTTGGGAGCGGCTGCCACAGCGATCGCTTGCGGCTGCAGAGGCGAGTGGGTAG
- a CDS encoding Uma2 family endonuclease: MVAAPFAKPPTPLVYPTSDGEPVAETYVHLYALLVTLEVLKQYLEGQQATVLGNQFMYYAQGFPKLRVAPDVMAIFGVEPGGRDSYKIWEEGQVPAVVFEMTSEGTRQKDEGFKYTLYEQLGVQEYWLFDPKGEWIEGQLQGYRLRGDVYELITDDRSEPLQLRLQIEGQLIGFYREDTGEKLLIPSELAQALQQERQRAEQAEAQVEQLKEQLRSLGVNPEE, encoded by the coding sequence ATGGTTGCTGCTCCGTTTGCGAAACCCCCAACACCGCTGGTGTATCCCACCTCCGATGGAGAGCCTGTGGCCGAAACCTACGTTCACCTATACGCGCTGCTGGTGACTCTAGAAGTGTTGAAGCAGTATTTAGAAGGCCAGCAGGCGACAGTATTGGGCAATCAGTTTATGTACTACGCTCAGGGATTTCCCAAGTTGCGGGTGGCTCCCGATGTGATGGCGATTTTTGGCGTGGAGCCGGGCGGGCGGGATTCCTACAAGATTTGGGAAGAAGGGCAAGTGCCTGCAGTGGTATTTGAGATGACCTCTGAGGGAACGAGACAAAAGGATGAGGGGTTTAAGTACACGCTGTACGAGCAATTGGGGGTGCAAGAATATTGGTTGTTCGACCCCAAGGGAGAATGGATTGAAGGACAGCTTCAGGGCTATCGATTGCGGGGGGATGTCTACGAACTCATTACCGACGATCGCAGCGAACCGCTGCAGTTGCGCTTGCAAATAGAGGGTCAATTGATTGGGTTTTATCGCGAGGACACGGGGGAGAAGTTACTGATTCCGAGTGAGTTGGCACAGGCATTACAGCAGGAACGACAGCGGGCGGAGCAGGCAGAAGCGCAGGTGGAGCAGTTGAAGGAACAGTTGCGATCGCTCGGGGTGAATCCTGAGGAGTGA
- a CDS encoding Uma2 family endonuclease — protein MVAAPFAKPPTPLVYPTSDGEPVAETYVHLYALLVTLEVLKQYLEGQQATVLGNQFMYYAQGFPKLRVAPDVMAIFGVEPGGRDSYKIWEEGQVPAVVFEMTSEGTRQKDEGFKYTLYEQLGVQEYWLFDPKGEWIEGQLQGYRLRGDVYEPITDDRSEPLQLRLQIEGQLIGFYREDTGEKLLIPSELAQALQQERQQAERERQRAEQERQRAERERQRAEQAEAQVEQLKEQLRSIEVNPDE, from the coding sequence ATGGTTGCTGCTCCGTTTGCGAAACCCCCAACACCGCTGGTGTATCCCACCTCCGATGGAGAGCCTGTGGCCGAAACCTACGTTCACCTATACGCGCTGCTGGTGACTCTAGAAGTGTTGAAGCAGTATTTAGAAGGCCAGCAGGCGACGGTATTGGGCAATCAGTTTATGTACTACGCTCAGGGATTTCCCAAGTTGCGGGTGGCTCCCGATGTGATGGCGATTTTTGGCGTGGAGCCGGGAGGGCGGGATTCCTACAAGATTTGGGAAGAAGGGCAAGTGCCTGCAGTGGTATTCGAGATGACCTCTGAGGGAACGAGACAAAAGGATGAGGGGTTTAAGTACACGCTGTACGAGCAATTGGGGGTGCAGGAATATTGGTTGTTCGACCCCAAGGGAGAATGGATTGAAGGACAGCTTCAGGGCTATCGATTGCGGGGAGATGTCTACGAACCCATTACCGACGATCGCAGCGAACCGCTGCAGTTGCGCTTGCAAATAGAGGGTCAATTGATTGGGTTTTATCGCGAGGACACGGGGGAGAAGTTACTGATTCCGAGTGAATTGGCACAGGCGTTACAGCAAGAACGGCAGCAGGCGGAGCGAGAACGGCAGCGGGCGGAGCAAGAACGGCAGCGAGCGGAGCGAGAACGGCAGCGGGCGGAGCAGGCGGAAGCGCAGGTAGAACAGTTGAAGGAACAGTTACGATCGATCGAGGTGAATCCCGATGAGTGA
- a CDS encoding class I SAM-dependent RNA methyltransferase has product MSEFFATVARGLESLAARELSQLGAAKIESDFCGVRFEGDRRLLYRVNLWARLPFRILQVIDRFACPDADRLYAGIQSVDWSAYLTPACTLAVDATGRSRALNHSHYTALQVKNAIVDRQRQQFGDRSSVDVDRPDVRINVHIYRDRCTLSLDSSGTSLHRRGYRPAIGKAPLKETLAAALLDLSNWTPELPFLDPLCGSGTLPLEAAIEGLNIAPGSFRDRFGFQSWPDFDRPLWKALCAEAAASRLPGLKAPIAGSDRDRDVLDRARANARASQLDRYIHFACTDLANLDPPADCGVIVCNPPYGERIGDRRQLGEFYKLLGNVLKQRFKGWTAHILSGNKDLAQSIGLKSSRRTPISNGAIACQLLEYELY; this is encoded by the coding sequence ATGTCCGAATTCTTTGCCACCGTTGCCCGAGGACTGGAATCTCTAGCTGCCCGAGAGCTCTCTCAACTGGGGGCAGCGAAGATCGAGTCCGATTTTTGTGGGGTGAGATTCGAGGGCGATCGCCGCTTGCTCTATCGGGTCAATCTTTGGGCTCGACTGCCCTTTCGGATTTTGCAGGTGATCGATCGCTTTGCCTGTCCCGATGCCGATCGCCTCTACGCCGGCATTCAGTCAGTGGATTGGAGCGCATACCTCACCCCCGCTTGCACCCTCGCCGTCGATGCCACCGGTCGCAGCCGCGCCCTCAACCACAGCCACTACACCGCCTTACAGGTAAAGAATGCGATTGTGGATCGACAGCGGCAGCAATTCGGCGATCGATCGAGCGTGGATGTCGACCGTCCCGACGTGCGCATCAACGTTCACATTTATCGAGATCGCTGCACCCTCAGCCTGGATAGCTCTGGCACCAGCCTGCACCGTCGCGGCTACCGACCTGCTATAGGCAAAGCGCCACTGAAAGAAACCCTTGCAGCTGCCCTGCTCGACCTCTCCAACTGGACCCCCGAACTGCCCTTTCTCGATCCCCTCTGTGGTTCCGGCACCCTCCCCCTCGAAGCTGCGATCGAAGGGCTCAATATTGCCCCCGGCAGCTTTCGCGATCGCTTCGGCTTTCAATCCTGGCCCGATTTCGATCGCCCTCTGTGGAAGGCTCTCTGCGCGGAAGCAGCAGCCTCGCGATTGCCCGGGCTCAAAGCGCCGATAGCAGGCAGCGATCGCGATCGCGATGTCTTAGATCGAGCCCGTGCGAACGCCCGCGCCAGCCAGCTAGATCGCTACATTCACTTCGCCTGCACCGATCTAGCCAATCTCGATCCCCCTGCAGACTGCGGCGTTATCGTTTGCAATCCTCCTTACGGGGAGCGAATTGGAGATCGCCGTCAATTGGGAGAGTTTTACAAGTTGCTGGGCAACGTCCTCAAACAGCGCTTCAAAGGTTGGACTGCTCATATCTTGAGTGGCAATAAAGACCTCGCTCAATCGATTGGCTTGAAATCGTCGCGACGCACTCCCATCTCAAATGGGGCGATCGCCTGTCAGTTGCTCGAATACGAACTCTACTAG